TTGTTTATTGAATAGGATatagtaagattattttaagatttaatatgaatctattttatatttcttaattataaattaaacttttatactctatacttaatttatcttctgtaaatattaataagttgattGTATTGTGAACAAGTCtaggtaattttactttaaatgtaatttatttaataataaaacagatttattcttacaacaaaatttttattaaaacactaacatttataatcaaataaaagacgttaaaatataatataaataatttagtattattgtgtaggtaagaacaaaaaaaaaaacatttaggtaAAATCAGGTTTCTTAAAtgctacaacaaaattaaagtaatcaaaataaaattattcttatttaagtagacttttgaaacattattttacaaaactatattaagtggctaccaccggttctacacagaagaactggcaagaacctcaatagttaatcttttcaaacatttaaaatacaaacgaatatgaatgtatgaattaacaaaattaaaaatagctgtagaattttattatacaaatggaTACTTTGCACCAAGAATTTACTAGCTTTGCGGAgtcaaaaacttaaaaaaaaaacgacgctGAAGACGACAGATTTGCCTGATGTCACTGCCGTTGAGGAGCACCCCGTGACGTGGAAGCGGCAGGCGTCGTCGCTGACGGCACCGGCGAGGACGTAGTGCCGGGCGGCGGCGTTAGCACTGGTGGTGGATGTTGTTGTGATGAGGTAGCAGTAAAGGCTGATGttgttgctaataaaataaaaaactatattttaaattgggcacaaataaatttattcaagcaaaacattgtatctttaaaaaaaaggtacctTGTATAGAGCATGAAGGAATAAAATCCAACATAATTTCATCCGTGGCTGTGGTAGAAATTTGGGGTGGACAGACCGTACAATTAGAATCTCTGGTCGGGGATGGTTGAGTGTTTCTCAGTGATGGTTGAGCCTGAAAATATGAAcaacttgataatttttatttaaagaagaaaatacaCTAATAAGCCAAGACcccaagcaaaaaaaaaaaactagcatcAAAGCCTGTCTCTATAATTCCAGCTTGACCAATAACAGCAGTCAAACCCATTATACACAACACCCTCTCTTCTGAAGCAGTGAGAGTTTGTCTGCTGCTTGGACCACCACCAGCACCAGAAGCCTCACAACGTATTGCTAAAgcttttttcttagttttagcTTTCCAGTCTGCCCACACCTGgacattatttgttaatttttgtcattaatattttcatcaattattttataatttttgaaataagctgattgataatatttaagtgaatgaatgataattatagaaaactataaaataatatttttaggggGGTTTTATTAGAACCATACTTTTTTCCACTTGTCCCTTGGTTTTACTACTCCTCCACCTATGGAGTTTAATAACTCTTCTAATTGCTGCCACAGTCGGTCAGCTTTAATTCGGCCTTGTGGCCCTTGCTGGGGTCTCGTTATATCGCCATAACTAGAAGatgttaaaactatttcagagAAACAAAGGGTCTATTGATTAAGTAAAGAATCAAacacaattattgtttgtttcgtaAGTGGTAATATTAGTTCCTATCGCATATCGcgtcattgtttatgttttaaactttcAAGTGCTACAGTATGatagattttcaaataacaaaggaatatatttacgaaataagtaataattttacgtacCTTTCCATAAATTCCAGTAAAGTTGCAAACTGTTCTGGGCTTGCTCgagatttatatttcattctatAAAAGTTATCACATCATTTAAGGTATCGGTCATACTTAAgcaggataataaaataaaatttcgagtcacaagtaatgtttaaatttacattcggcactgtgatattgttataaacCAATTACAAGGAGAATGTATACCCAccctatttaatttacttattttttaacacttcaaataaatattcttcaaacttCAATTCAAAACAAGAGTTGATCCCGCGCTCAAAGTACACAACTGCGACTTTGACGTTGGTTTGACGTTTTAAAGATCGCTCACCATAGACTGAAGTGTAGGTTTTTTCTAAGTTCATTGTAGAATGAGCGATCGAATCACTCGTGTCAATATGGCTAGCTACTTATCGTTTTCTATAATCGCTTACGCCGAAGCGTTAACGATTGTAGAAAGAGATTCGATATGAAACGAATGTAACTTGGCTAGGCCCTCAGGTCGTCTTACAGTGTAAAACTGATCGTCGTGACGTCACGTTTTTAAACATAGTCATTATACGCTGCCAAAtactacaaaaaattaaaaagaatttgtGAGGGAATGTAATCCATTCACATAAGAATATAAATCCTCACACTACttagtaatatttactatatcaACGGTCCTCGTGTGAAGTGGGAATGCAGGTAGcttgttgaatatttaaaaaatataattaattctgtGATTATtccaaaatgtaaaattatcatCGTAGTACACATTTACTTACACAAGAATTGTTAGGTCTATTCACGAAGGAGCGCCCCTCCACGAATACGAGTGAAGAcagtaacaaaatacaaattaacatatatgtattagttAAGATTactaataagagccgagatggcccagtggttagaacgcgtacatcttaaccgatgatttcgggttcaaacccaggcaagcaccactgaattttcatgtgcttaatttgtgtttataatttatctcgtgctcggcggtgaaggaaaacatcgtgaggaaacctgcatgtgtctaatttctgaaacgaaattctgccacatgtatattccaccaacccgcattgaagcagcgtggtggaatatgctccaaacctcctcaaaggagaggatgccttaaaaaaaaacgtcgaGGGGAGCTTTCACGTCAAAAtagatctataataaatatgagaACTTATTATAAAGAATCGAACTAACAattgttactgtacaaatcatgaatGTAAGTAACATCACCCCGTTCAAAATCGATCCCGTCACTTACGTCACCTGGAGACAAAGATACGATACGTGTAcgttttagaaattttaaattataccgtCTTTAAAACAACTGTTTTAATGATACACTTGTTCAcctatatttatatgatgatataatatttaccaaaaacCTTCATGCAAGCGTGTTGTTAACGCTTGCATGAAGGTTTGAACTGTTATGGTTATGAACTgcacattgttttaatataatcagaTAATTCTTTTAGCAGGTCGTGAGACAAACTAAGAAATATTCACTTTTATACAATACATTGCTGTGCttgcgacttcgtgcgcgtcaaaatagttatttttaactaagttactccttattacatcagctatctgtcattgaaagtcctgtcaaaaattgaaaatgatgttattttggtttatataccgtgtatacatacatatgcatttagtaaaaaccgtttatattaatattactaaaagatactccaattttattatatgtatagattgaagaatataaaaactaaattaatatagacAGTTTGTAGGTTGCCTTAAAAATCGGTTGAAAATGAATTATGTTTCGAACACagtaactatattattatttataaaccgttacataaaataaactgtttataGCGTTACTCGCTTttgtaaaactaataaattattaaaatatttgtgatgtgtgaaaataaaaagtcaagTTAAAATTCCGGTTTTGGGAAAGGTCCTACCTTCTTGAGGGGAAGTCTTTTGATCTTATTCAACGCTGACCCAATGCGGGTTACACATGCGACACATTCCGAATTCCTCTCGtgacgattttttccttcatgGCTGAGCCCGAGATGGATCATATAGCAAACTAGCTGTCCTACGACTTCTGGCGGGTAGCCTTACCACACCCCTTCCTTGTAGTTGAAGTTAAAATGAGCATCTATTAGCGAAAGTAAATATACAAGATTTCAATCTGATCTTTAGTTTCGGATATCTCATCGTAAGTGTTATaacactattatatttaataaaaactatataggtGCGTGTTGGCGGTAAATTTAAAAGGGGACTGAAAAGCAGCCTCACCTGAGTCTACAGACCTTTCACAAAAATCTTAAGATTCAGTGTTTTGTCTTTCTAAATgacagaaattatattataagctttTGGTAAATGAAGTACCTTATTATGGACCTTAttgtacatttacatataacTGACTACTCACATCAACAGTCAGtgtcttcacgcctcgtttccATCTCAAATCTAATATCGTTCATAAATTAGATATGAAAActtctatagtatatttaaaaactagctTTTGCGTGTGACTTCGACCGTGTATATAGTATACTTAAATTGCAGTTCTATAATAAATTCCATCACCATTATCGCCTTCAT
This region of Vanessa atalanta chromosome 8, ilVanAtal1.2, whole genome shotgun sequence genomic DNA includes:
- the LOC125065695 gene encoding uncharacterized protein LOC125065695; the encoded protein is MKYKSRASPEQFATLLEFMESYGDITRPQQGPQGRIKADRLWQQLEELLNSIGGGVVKPRDKWKKAQPSLRNTQPSPTRDSNCTVCPPQISTTATDEIMLDFIPSCSIQATTSAFTATSSQQHPPPVLTPPPGTTSSPVPSATTPAASTSRGAPQRQ